The proteins below come from a single Gordonia sp. X0973 genomic window:
- the ftsH gene encoding ATP-dependent zinc metalloprotease FtsH, giving the protein MNRKTVFRNVAIFVLILLALWGWSYMRDSSREYRGVDTSVALTQLNVKNAKKVDIDDREQQLRIELKNPIEVDGNSPKAAKVKATQISAKYPARGADFVFDSVRQSGATYQTNVRQDSAIMQMAALILPLLLLLGLFFFVMNRMQGGGRGGVMGFGRSRAKEITKDMPKTTFADVAGADEAVEELYEIKDFLQNPARYEALGAKIPKGVLLYGPPGTGKTLLARAVAGEAGVPFFTISGSDFVEMFVGVGASRVRDLFEQAKQNSPCIIFVDEIDAVGRQRGAGFGGGHDEREQTLNQLLVEMDGFGDRSGIILIAATNRPDILDPALLRPGRFDRQIPVSNPDMRGREAILRVHANGKPLAADVDLAGLAKRTPGMSGADLANVINESALLTARENQTMITAATLEESVDRVIGGPRRKSHIISEHEKKVVAYHEGGHTLAAWAMPDLDPIYKVTILARGRTGGHALAVPEQDKDVLTRSEMIARLVMAMGGRAAEELVFREPTTGASSDIDQATKIARAMVTEYGMSSKLGAVRYGQEQGDPFLGRGMGSQADYSDEVAAQIDVEVRRLIEAAHTEAWAILTEYRDTLDVLATELLEKETLTRKDLEEIFEGVTKRDRITDFDDFGGRTPSDKPPVKTPGELAIERGEPWPPEPDPAPEAVSVPQPAQSTGVAPAGYPQPYPQQGYPQPGYPQPGYPAGAYPPAGAYPAGGDYGAPAGWSAPGWPPAPHPGGQPQGYPANGVPGPNGQAPNGQAPNGQAPNGQQSEGPAESGTDTDEH; this is encoded by the coding sequence ATGAACCGTAAGACAGTCTTTCGCAATGTCGCGATCTTCGTCTTGATCCTGCTCGCCCTCTGGGGATGGAGCTACATGCGCGACAGCTCGCGCGAGTACCGCGGCGTCGACACGTCGGTCGCGCTGACGCAGCTCAACGTCAAGAACGCCAAGAAGGTCGACATCGACGACCGCGAGCAGCAGTTGCGCATCGAGCTGAAGAACCCGATCGAGGTCGACGGCAACAGCCCCAAGGCCGCGAAGGTCAAGGCCACCCAGATCAGCGCGAAGTACCCCGCGCGCGGGGCGGACTTCGTATTCGACTCGGTGCGCCAATCCGGTGCGACCTATCAGACCAATGTGCGCCAGGATTCGGCGATCATGCAGATGGCGGCACTGATCCTGCCGCTGTTGTTGCTGCTCGGCCTGTTCTTCTTCGTGATGAACCGCATGCAGGGCGGCGGTCGCGGCGGCGTGATGGGCTTCGGCCGCTCGCGCGCCAAAGAGATCACCAAGGACATGCCCAAGACGACGTTTGCCGACGTCGCGGGTGCGGACGAGGCGGTCGAAGAGCTCTACGAGATCAAGGACTTCCTGCAGAACCCGGCGCGCTACGAGGCGCTGGGCGCCAAGATCCCCAAGGGCGTCCTGCTCTACGGTCCGCCCGGAACCGGTAAGACGCTGCTCGCCCGGGCCGTCGCGGGTGAGGCGGGCGTGCCCTTCTTCACCATCTCCGGCTCCGACTTCGTCGAGATGTTCGTCGGTGTCGGCGCGTCGCGCGTGCGCGACCTGTTCGAGCAGGCCAAGCAGAACAGCCCGTGCATCATCTTCGTCGACGAGATCGACGCCGTCGGCCGTCAGCGCGGCGCCGGATTCGGCGGCGGGCACGACGAGCGCGAGCAGACCCTCAACCAGCTGCTCGTCGAGATGGACGGTTTCGGCGACCGTTCCGGGATCATCCTGATCGCCGCGACCAACCGCCCCGACATCCTGGACCCGGCGCTGCTGCGCCCGGGCCGATTCGACCGGCAGATCCCGGTCAGCAACCCCGACATGCGCGGTCGCGAGGCCATCCTGCGCGTACACGCCAACGGCAAGCCGTTGGCCGCCGACGTCGACCTGGCCGGTCTGGCCAAGCGCACCCCGGGCATGTCCGGGGCGGACCTGGCCAATGTCATCAACGAATCGGCGTTGCTCACCGCCCGCGAGAACCAGACGATGATCACCGCGGCCACGCTGGAGGAGTCGGTCGACCGCGTCATCGGCGGCCCGCGACGCAAGAGCCACATCATCAGCGAGCACGAGAAGAAGGTCGTCGCCTACCACGAGGGCGGTCACACGCTCGCCGCGTGGGCCATGCCCGACCTCGACCCGATCTACAAGGTCACCATCCTGGCCCGCGGCCGTACCGGGGGACATGCGTTGGCCGTGCCGGAGCAGGACAAGGACGTGCTGACGCGGTCGGAGATGATCGCGCGGCTGGTCATGGCGATGGGCGGGCGCGCCGCCGAGGAACTCGTGTTCCGCGAGCCGACGACGGGCGCCTCGTCGGATATCGACCAGGCCACCAAGATCGCGCGGGCGATGGTCACCGAGTACGGCATGAGTTCCAAGCTGGGTGCCGTGCGCTATGGCCAGGAGCAGGGCGATCCCTTCCTGGGCCGCGGGATGGGCAGTCAGGCGGATTACTCCGACGAGGTCGCCGCCCAGATCGACGTGGAGGTGCGCCGGCTCATCGAGGCGGCCCACACCGAGGCGTGGGCGATCCTCACCGAGTACCGCGACACCCTCGACGTGCTCGCCACCGAACTCCTGGAGAAGGAGACGTTGACACGCAAGGACCTCGAGGAGATCTTCGAGGGCGTCACGAAGCGTGACCGCATCACCGACTTCGACGACTTCGGCGGGCGTACTCCCAGCGACAAGCCGCCGGTGAAGACGCCGGGCGAGCTGGCGATCGAGCGCGGCGAGCCGTGGCCGCCCGAGCCCGATCCCGCGCCCGAGGCAGTCTCGGTTCCGCAACCGGCGCAGTCGACCGGTGTGGCACCGGCCGGCTATCCGCAGCCTTACCCCCAGCAGGGCTACCCGCAGCCCGGCTATCCCCAACCCGGTTACCCGGCCGGCGCGTATCCGCCTGCGGGTGCCTACCCGGCCGGTGGCGACTACGGTGCGCCGGCGGGTTGGTCGGCGCCCGGGTGGCCGCCCGCGCCGCATCCGGGCGGCCAGCCCCAGGGATACCCGGCCAACGGCGTGCCCGGCCCCAACGGTCAGGCGCCCAACGGCCAGGCACCCAACGGTCAGGCACCCAACGGTCAGCAGTCCGAGGGCCCCGCGGAGTCCGGGACGGACACCGATGAGCACTGA
- the hpt gene encoding hypoxanthine phosphoribosyltransferase, which translates to MSSHPYDDDIEAVVVSEEQIKQRTVELAESVADRFRDAPDDLVLIGVLKGAIMFMTDFARALPIPSQMEFMAVSSYGSSTSSSGVVRILKDLDRDIADRDVVIVEDIIDSGLTLSWLLKNLATRSPRSLSVCTLLRKPDAVRAELDVADVGFDIPNDFVVGYGLDYAERYRDLPFIGRLKPSVYQG; encoded by the coding sequence GTGAGCAGCCATCCTTACGACGACGACATCGAGGCCGTGGTCGTCAGTGAAGAACAGATCAAGCAGCGGACGGTGGAGCTGGCGGAATCGGTAGCCGACCGGTTTCGCGACGCCCCCGACGACCTGGTGCTCATCGGGGTCCTCAAAGGCGCGATCATGTTCATGACCGATTTCGCGCGCGCGCTGCCGATCCCGTCTCAGATGGAGTTCATGGCGGTGTCGAGCTACGGCTCGTCGACCTCGTCGTCGGGCGTGGTGCGCATCCTCAAGGATCTCGACCGCGACATCGCCGATCGCGATGTCGTGATCGTGGAGGACATCATCGACTCCGGGCTGACGCTTTCGTGGTTGCTCAAGAACCTCGCCACCCGCTCGCCGCGCTCGCTGAGCGTCTGCACGTTGCTGCGCAAACCCGACGCGGTGCGCGCCGAACTCGACGTCGCCGACGTCGGTTTCGACATCCCCAACGACTTCGTCGTCGGCTACGGGCTCGACTACGCGGAGCGCTACCGCGACCTGCCGTTCATCGGCCGGCTCAAGCCGTCGGTCTACCAGGGCTGA
- the tilS gene encoding tRNA lysidine(34) synthetase TilS, with protein MDLPRALIGAVRAFADEWLDGRRDVCVALSGGPDSLALTAAAVHAGFEVSALVVDHGLREQSARVADGAAAAARSLGADARVLPVLVGADGGLEAAARAARYEALDSARDGRPVLLGHTLDDQAETVLLGLGRGSGPASLSGMRPWRAPWGRPLLGMRRADTVGACEQWGLAPAHDPHNDDPRFTRVRVRSEVLPLLEEVLGGGVAPALARTADLLAADDELLSTLAGELAAAAGASESAAAAGAGDRLCVAPLVAAPAALRTRVLRRWLLDGGATEPSSRVVAAVDALVTDWRGRGPVAVGGDLAARLVVERDGDALRLRRQPRR; from the coding sequence GTGGATCTCCCGCGTGCTCTGATCGGCGCGGTCCGCGCCTTCGCCGACGAGTGGCTCGACGGTCGGCGCGACGTCTGCGTGGCCCTCTCCGGCGGTCCCGATTCCCTGGCGCTCACGGCCGCGGCGGTACACGCCGGATTCGAGGTGTCGGCACTCGTCGTCGACCACGGTCTACGGGAGCAGTCGGCCCGGGTGGCCGACGGCGCGGCCGCGGCGGCCCGCTCGTTGGGCGCCGATGCCCGGGTCCTCCCGGTGCTGGTGGGCGCCGACGGCGGGTTGGAGGCGGCGGCGCGGGCGGCGCGCTACGAGGCGCTGGACTCCGCGCGGGACGGGCGGCCGGTGCTGCTCGGCCACACCCTCGACGACCAGGCCGAGACGGTGCTCCTCGGTCTCGGCCGGGGGTCGGGACCGGCGTCGCTGTCCGGGATGCGCCCCTGGCGCGCACCCTGGGGCCGACCCCTGCTGGGGATGCGCCGCGCCGACACCGTCGGTGCGTGCGAGCAGTGGGGGCTCGCCCCGGCGCACGACCCGCACAACGACGACCCCCGGTTCACCCGGGTACGCGTGCGCAGCGAAGTGCTGCCGTTGCTGGAGGAGGTCCTCGGCGGCGGCGTGGCGCCTGCACTGGCGCGGACCGCGGACCTGCTCGCAGCCGACGACGAGCTCTTGAGCACTCTCGCCGGTGAACTGGCCGCCGCTGCGGGCGCCAGTGAATCGGCCGCTGCCGCGGGCGCCGGGGATCGACTGTGCGTGGCGCCCCTCGTCGCGGCGCCGGCCGCGCTGCGCACCCGGGTGCTGCGGCGGTGGCTGCTCGACGGCGGGGCCACCGAGCCGTCGTCGCGGGTAGTCGCCGCGGTCGACGCGCTGGTCACCGACTGGCGGGGGCGCGGACCGGTCGCGGTGGGCGGGGATCTCGCCGCGCGCCTGGTCGTCGAACGCGACGGTGACGCGCTGCGGCTGCGCCGCCAACCGCGCCGCTAG
- a CDS encoding zinc-dependent metalloprotease, whose product MTSATGADRPRPDLSGSIDWRTAATVGRRLARSGPAMTDYTRDQVYAELADAAVRAEGPVREVTGLADGLAVPTARIVDRGQWIGAAADSMRSMIGAATDEPEVESAADQDKGSDASASDDDTGTIGALMSGLTAKAGGFQAGGLLAFLSGAILGQYDPFTVDESTGADGVLLLVAPNIVAVERKLKAVPSDFRLWVCLHEVTHRVQFSANPWLRGYMVDNVAKLTDAGDETAAQLVARIAAGVRGEKPRESGVLGVMQLLQSPEQYEAFTNLMMLGTLLEGHADHVMDAVGPAHVPTVERIRAGFDARRAAPRNPLARLMRALIGMDAKMAQYIRGKAFTDHVVGAVGMPAFNTVWTGPETLPRPDEIDEPDRWISRVL is encoded by the coding sequence GTGACCTCCGCGACCGGTGCCGATCGGCCGCGTCCCGACCTAAGCGGATCCATCGACTGGCGCACCGCCGCGACGGTGGGCCGCCGACTGGCCCGCAGCGGCCCGGCGATGACCGACTACACCCGTGACCAGGTGTACGCCGAACTCGCCGACGCCGCGGTGCGCGCCGAAGGGCCGGTGCGCGAGGTGACCGGGCTGGCCGACGGATTGGCCGTGCCGACCGCGCGGATCGTCGACCGCGGCCAGTGGATCGGTGCCGCCGCCGATTCGATGCGCTCGATGATCGGGGCCGCGACCGACGAACCGGAGGTCGAGTCCGCCGCTGACCAGGACAAGGGGTCCGATGCGTCGGCCTCCGACGACGACACCGGCACCATCGGCGCCCTGATGTCCGGGCTGACCGCGAAGGCGGGCGGTTTCCAGGCCGGTGGCCTGCTGGCCTTCCTCTCCGGCGCCATCCTCGGGCAGTACGACCCGTTCACCGTCGACGAGAGCACCGGCGCTGACGGCGTGCTGCTCCTGGTCGCGCCCAACATCGTCGCCGTCGAACGGAAGTTGAAGGCCGTGCCGTCGGACTTCCGGCTCTGGGTCTGTCTGCACGAGGTCACCCACCGCGTGCAGTTCTCCGCCAATCCGTGGCTGCGCGGCTACATGGTCGACAACGTCGCCAAACTCACCGACGCCGGCGACGAGACCGCAGCCCAACTGGTCGCCCGCATCGCGGCGGGCGTGCGTGGGGAGAAGCCGCGCGAATCCGGGGTCCTCGGGGTGATGCAGCTGCTCCAGTCGCCGGAGCAGTACGAGGCGTTCACCAATCTGATGATGCTCGGCACCCTGCTGGAGGGCCACGCCGATCACGTCATGGACGCCGTGGGGCCGGCGCACGTGCCGACCGTCGAGCGCATCCGGGCCGGTTTCGACGCCCGCCGCGCCGCGCCGCGCAACCCGCTGGCCCGCCTGATGCGCGCGTTGATCGGGATGGACGCGAAGATGGCCCAGTACATCCGCGGCAAAGCCTTCACCGACCACGTGGTGGGAGCGGTCGGCATGCCCGCGTTCAACACCGTCTGGACCGGGCCGGAGACGCTGCCCCGCCCCGACGAGATCGACGAGCCGGACCGGTGGATCTCCCGCGTGCTCTGA
- the dacB gene encoding D-alanyl-D-alanine carboxypeptidase/D-alanyl-D-alanine-endopeptidase encodes MADTGKRGGAVRWALVALLVVALVAGGGFVAKKTVWAGEKTPDGTPPRPELVTPAPQILPVEANAPIPTATGLTMALAKVSVSPDLGELTGQVSDPLTGAVLWEKNPGRPLIPASNAKILTAAAALLGMPQDRRLTTTVVAGENGQIILRGAGDPTLSGQPAAAETFFTDAPRIADLAQQIRAAGIKPTSVAVDLSLFSGSSMDKTWDRRDIAGGDIAPIKSLMLDAGRLDPLDEFSPRTPDPAIAAGKALAKALGVDAPVKQAKAADGAKVVAQVRSAPLATRVNDMMRYSDNVLAEALSIELSLSAGGPGTLAGGADAVRKTLADKGFDTSGVTLHDTSGLSYANRVPARVLNDMMSGIAGSRYPQLRVLLDGLPVAAGTGTLAERFDPRKTSGAGWVRAKTGTLTGVSSLTGIVQTVDGRVLSFALMSNGTSPDVARPALDAVVGKIRDCGCR; translated from the coding sequence GTGGCCGACACGGGCAAGCGGGGCGGCGCGGTGCGCTGGGCCCTGGTGGCATTGCTGGTGGTCGCACTCGTCGCCGGTGGCGGCTTCGTCGCGAAGAAGACCGTGTGGGCGGGGGAGAAGACGCCCGACGGCACGCCCCCGCGCCCCGAACTGGTGACCCCTGCGCCGCAGATCCTGCCCGTCGAGGCGAATGCCCCGATCCCCACCGCGACCGGGCTGACGATGGCGCTGGCCAAGGTGTCGGTCTCCCCCGACCTCGGTGAACTCACCGGCCAGGTCTCCGACCCGCTGACCGGAGCGGTGCTGTGGGAGAAGAACCCGGGCCGCCCGCTCATCCCCGCGTCGAACGCCAAGATCCTGACCGCGGCGGCCGCACTGCTCGGTATGCCGCAGGACCGCCGCCTGACCACGACGGTGGTCGCGGGCGAGAACGGTCAGATCATCCTGCGCGGGGCCGGCGACCCGACCCTGTCCGGGCAGCCCGCCGCCGCGGAGACCTTCTTCACCGACGCGCCGCGCATCGCCGACCTGGCCCAACAGATTCGCGCCGCCGGCATCAAGCCGACCTCGGTGGCCGTCGACCTCTCACTGTTCAGCGGATCGTCGATGGACAAGACCTGGGACCGCCGCGACATCGCCGGCGGTGACATCGCACCGATCAAGTCGCTGATGCTCGACGCGGGACGCCTCGACCCGCTCGACGAGTTCTCCCCGCGCACCCCCGACCCGGCGATCGCCGCGGGCAAGGCGCTGGCCAAGGCGCTCGGCGTCGACGCGCCGGTGAAGCAGGCGAAAGCCGCCGACGGCGCCAAGGTCGTCGCGCAGGTGCGCTCGGCGCCGCTGGCGACGCGCGTCAACGACATGATGCGGTACTCGGACAACGTCCTGGCCGAAGCGCTCTCGATCGAACTGTCGCTGTCCGCGGGCGGACCCGGCACCCTGGCCGGCGGGGCCGACGCGGTGCGCAAGACACTGGCCGACAAGGGATTCGACACCTCGGGGGTCACCCTGCACGACACCTCGGGCCTCTCCTACGCGAACCGGGTGCCCGCCCGCGTCCTCAACGACATGATGTCCGGCATCGCCGGCAGCCGCTACCCACAGCTGCGCGTCCTGCTCGACGGGCTGCCGGTGGCGGCCGGCACCGGCACACTCGCCGAGCGCTTCGACCCGCGCAAGACCTCGGGGGCCGGGTGGGTGCGCGCCAAGACCGGGACGCTGACCGGGGTCAGTTCGCTGACCGGCATCGTGCAGACCGTCGACGGACGGGTGCTGTCCTTCGCGCTGATGTCCAACGGGACATCGCCCGACGTCGCCCGGCCCGCGCTCGACGCCGTCGTCGGCAAGATCCGCGATTGCGGGTGTCGGTGA
- a CDS encoding inorganic diphosphatase: MAVDVIIEIPKGSRNKYEVDHETGRVFLDRYLYTSMGYPADYGFFENTLGEDGDPLDALVLLPESVFPGCTVKARVVGMYTMTDEAGGDDKLLCVPAGDVRWDHIQDVSDVSKFELDAISHFFEHYKDLEPGKEVTPGGWVGREQAQKVLDEAVERLKTQGH, translated from the coding sequence GTGGCCGTCGACGTCATCATCGAAATCCCCAAGGGAAGCCGCAACAAGTACGAGGTCGACCATGAAACCGGTCGCGTCTTCCTCGACCGCTACCTGTACACCTCGATGGGGTACCCGGCCGACTACGGCTTTTTCGAGAACACCCTCGGCGAGGACGGCGACCCGCTCGACGCGCTGGTGCTGCTCCCCGAGTCGGTCTTCCCCGGCTGCACGGTGAAGGCCCGCGTCGTCGGCATGTACACGATGACCGACGAGGCCGGCGGCGACGACAAGCTGCTCTGCGTCCCGGCCGGCGACGTCCGCTGGGACCACATCCAGGACGTCTCCGACGTCAGCAAGTTCGAGCTGGACGCGATCAGCCACTTCTTCGAGCACTACAAGGACCTGGAGCCGGGCAAGGAGGTCACCCCGGGTGGTTGGGTCGGCCGCGAGCAGGCGCAGAAGGTCCTCGACGAGGCCGTCGAGCGCCTCAAGACCCAGGGCCACTGA
- a CDS encoding isochorismate synthase MenF translates to MSAAPTFLLSGDPGSVRGSGVARAFSDGEAAAAALRDGGCAALVGALPFTPGDPVALWEPAELITDHDPIRPSWPQRRRLRVNAARPEPAEHQRRVAELVSRIRAGEAGKVVLARALEMSLEEDVDPLALAAAFAHGNAAHNAFAVALDAAGGSHAGQWLVGASPELLVRRRGPEVFCRPYAGTMARSDNPAVDKERAEALRGSAKDLAEHAFVVDYLRERLAPFCTELDMPAEPVLLSTGELWHLATPIRARLKDPATTSLDLALALSPTPALCGTPSDVAAAMIEQYERDRGFYGGAVGWSNADGDGDWVVAIRCVLLDADRRRVTAWAGGGIVADSDPAAELAETTAKFGTALRALGADPAVADR, encoded by the coding sequence GTGAGTGCAGCACCGACTTTCCTCCTCTCGGGGGACCCCGGTTCGGTGCGCGGCAGCGGCGTCGCACGTGCGTTTTCCGACGGAGAAGCGGCCGCCGCCGCGTTGCGAGACGGCGGTTGCGCAGCGCTGGTCGGGGCACTGCCCTTCACCCCGGGCGACCCGGTGGCCCTGTGGGAGCCCGCCGAGCTGATCACCGATCACGACCCGATCCGACCGTCGTGGCCGCAACGCCGACGTCTTCGAGTCAACGCCGCACGGCCGGAGCCGGCCGAGCACCAGCGTCGCGTCGCAGAACTCGTCTCCCGGATCCGCGCGGGTGAGGCGGGCAAGGTCGTCCTGGCCCGGGCGCTGGAGATGTCGCTCGAGGAGGACGTGGATCCGCTTGCCCTGGCCGCCGCCTTCGCCCACGGCAACGCCGCACACAACGCCTTCGCCGTCGCATTGGACGCGGCGGGCGGGTCTCACGCCGGGCAGTGGCTCGTCGGGGCCAGCCCGGAGCTGCTGGTCCGCCGCCGCGGGCCGGAGGTGTTCTGCCGCCCATACGCGGGCACGATGGCCCGCTCGGACAATCCCGCGGTCGACAAAGAGCGGGCAGAAGCGCTGCGCGGGTCGGCCAAGGATCTCGCCGAGCACGCCTTCGTCGTCGACTATCTGCGTGAGCGCCTGGCACCGTTCTGCACCGAGCTCGACATGCCGGCCGAGCCCGTGTTGCTCTCCACCGGGGAGTTGTGGCACTTGGCGACGCCCATCCGCGCCCGGTTGAAGGACCCCGCCACCACCTCGCTCGACCTCGCCCTCGCGCTGTCCCCCACGCCCGCGCTGTGCGGCACCCCGAGCGATGTCGCGGCGGCGATGATCGAGCAGTACGAGCGCGACCGCGGCTTCTACGGCGGCGCGGTCGGCTGGAGCAATGCCGACGGCGACGGCGACTGGGTCGTCGCCATCCGCTGCGTCCTGCTCGACGCCGATCGCCGTCGCGTCACCGCCTGGGCCGGCGGCGGGATCGTCGCCGACTCCGATCCGGCCGCGGAGCTCGCCGAGACGACCGCGAAGTTCGGCACCGCCCTGCGCGCCTTGGGCGCCGATCCGGCCGTCGCCGACCGGTAG
- a CDS encoding DUF1254 domain-containing protein has protein sequence MGSSHHSPRRIRRLSAIGIAGVTLVVAACSTSTPAPSSPGTVSAAEAASIAEAAYIYGYPLVTVDMTRRVLTNVAEPAGTRAPMNQLVRMRQYPTAAFRDVTAPNADTLYTTGFVDVAKEPWLLTLPDANDRYYLFPMLDGYTNVFQSPGKRTTGTGRQTYAITGPDWKGTLPDGVKEYKSPTSMVWLLGRIYCNGTPEDYAAVHKMQDEITLVPLSSYGKPYTPEPGTVDPAVDMRTPVRDQVNNLSVEDFFTRLAALMKNNPPTAADKPIVEKMAKIGLEPGKPFDIAKLGADAAGALRSVPKTALAAIVAHFAQLDTINGWKFSTQTGQYGTDYLQRASITYVGLGANLPQDAIYPTSDADNTGQAYDGAHRYTLRFGKGQLPPVNAFWSLTMYDAGYFFVANPLNRYTLSQRDKLTPNPDGSIDLYLQHENPGAQREANWLPAPSGRFNLMLRLYWPKTNSPSILDGTWKPPAVTRTD, from the coding sequence ATGGGCTCGTCGCACCACTCACCTCGGCGCATTCGCCGACTGTCCGCCATCGGCATCGCCGGAGTCACCTTGGTCGTGGCCGCCTGTTCGACGTCGACTCCCGCACCGTCCTCGCCCGGCACGGTCTCGGCCGCCGAGGCCGCCAGTATCGCCGAGGCGGCCTACATCTACGGCTATCCCCTCGTCACGGTCGACATGACTCGACGCGTCCTGACCAACGTCGCCGAACCGGCGGGCACACGAGCGCCGATGAATCAGCTGGTGCGGATGCGCCAGTACCCGACCGCGGCCTTCCGCGATGTCACCGCCCCCAACGCCGACACCCTCTACACCACCGGCTTCGTCGACGTCGCCAAGGAGCCCTGGCTGCTCACCCTTCCCGACGCCAACGACCGGTACTACTTGTTCCCGATGCTCGACGGGTACACGAATGTGTTTCAGTCGCCGGGCAAGCGCACGACGGGGACCGGTCGGCAAACGTATGCGATCACCGGCCCCGATTGGAAGGGCACGCTGCCCGACGGCGTCAAGGAGTACAAGTCGCCGACCTCGATGGTCTGGCTGCTGGGCCGGATCTACTGCAACGGCACACCGGAGGACTACGCCGCGGTGCACAAAATGCAGGACGAGATCACGCTGGTCCCACTGAGCTCCTACGGGAAGCCCTATACCCCGGAGCCCGGCACGGTCGATCCCGCCGTCGATATGAGGACACCGGTCCGCGACCAGGTCAACAACCTGTCTGTCGAGGACTTCTTCACCAGGTTGGCCGCCTTGATGAAGAACAATCCGCCGACCGCGGCAGACAAGCCGATCGTCGAGAAGATGGCGAAGATCGGCCTCGAACCCGGCAAGCCGTTCGACATAGCCAAACTCGGTGCCGATGCGGCCGGCGCCCTGCGTTCGGTCCCCAAGACGGCGCTCGCCGCGATCGTCGCGCATTTCGCCCAGCTCGACACGATCAACGGGTGGAAGTTCTCCACCCAGACCGGTCAGTACGGAACCGACTACCTGCAGCGCGCCTCCATCACCTACGTGGGTCTCGGTGCGAATCTGCCGCAGGATGCCATCTACCCAACCTCCGACGCCGACAACACCGGGCAGGCCTATGACGGCGCCCACCGCTACACACTGCGCTTCGGCAAGGGGCAGCTGCCTCCGGTGAACGCATTCTGGTCGTTGACGATGTACGACGCGGGCTACTTCTTCGTTGCCAACCCGCTCAACCGTTACACGCTGAGCCAACGAGACAAGCTCACGCCGAACCCGGACGGGTCCATCGATCTGTACCTGCAGCACGAGAATCCCGGAGCCCAGCGGGAGGCGAACTGGTTGCCCGCACCGAGCGGCCGATTCAACCTGATGCTGCGCCTGTATTGGCCCAAGACCAACTCACCGTCGATCCTCGACGGCACCTGGAAACCGCCCGCGGTGACACGAACAGATTGA
- a CDS encoding O-succinylhomoserine sulfhydrylase has product MFGELPPDVGFDTVAVQGGVARSQFQETSEALYLTSGYVFDSADSAERAFTGEEERFVYSRYGNPTVAMFQERLRLLDGAEACFATGSGMAAVFVALGAILKAGDRLVAARSLFGSCFVICNEILPRWGIETVFVDGEDLQQWEEALSVPTTAVFFETPANPMQTLVDVAAVCELAHAAGAKVVLDNVFATPLLQRGFDLGADVVVYSATKHMDGQGRVMGGAILGTEEFVMGPVQNLMRHTGPALSPFNAWTLLKGLETMRLRVDASVASALKVAQFLDDDKRVAWTKYPYLPSHPQYDLARKQMSAGGTVVTYEIADTADKKGKERVFEVLNKLRVVKISNNLGDAKTLTTHPATTTHRAMGPEGRAAVGITDSVVRISIGLENTEDLIADLDQALG; this is encoded by the coding sequence ATATTCGGTGAGCTGCCACCCGACGTGGGGTTCGACACCGTCGCGGTGCAGGGCGGGGTGGCGCGATCGCAGTTCCAGGAGACCTCCGAAGCGCTGTATCTGACCAGCGGCTACGTCTTCGACTCGGCGGATTCCGCCGAGCGCGCCTTCACCGGCGAGGAGGAGCGGTTCGTCTACTCCCGCTATGGGAATCCGACGGTCGCGATGTTCCAGGAGCGGCTGCGGCTGCTCGACGGCGCCGAGGCCTGCTTCGCCACCGGAAGCGGCATGGCGGCCGTGTTCGTCGCGCTCGGCGCGATCCTGAAGGCGGGCGACCGGCTGGTCGCCGCGCGCAGCCTGTTCGGCTCCTGCTTCGTCATCTGCAACGAGATCCTGCCGCGCTGGGGCATCGAGACCGTCTTCGTCGACGGGGAGGACCTGCAGCAGTGGGAGGAGGCGCTGTCGGTGCCGACGACGGCCGTCTTCTTCGAGACGCCGGCCAACCCGATGCAGACCCTCGTCGACGTGGCCGCGGTCTGCGAACTCGCTCATGCGGCGGGCGCCAAGGTGGTCTTGGACAACGTCTTCGCCACCCCGCTGCTGCAGCGCGGATTCGACCTGGGCGCCGACGTCGTCGTGTACTCGGCGACCAAGCACATGGACGGGCAGGGCCGGGTCATGGGCGGGGCCATCCTCGGCACCGAGGAGTTCGTCATGGGCCCGGTGCAGAACCTGATGCGCCACACCGGGCCGGCATTGAGCCCGTTCAACGCGTGGACGCTGCTCAAGGGCCTGGAGACCATGCGGTTGCGGGTCGACGCCTCGGTCGCCTCGGCGCTGAAGGTCGCGCAGTTCCTCGATGACGACAAGCGCGTCGCGTGGACCAAGTACCCGTATCTGCCGTCGCACCCGCAGTACGACCTGGCGCGCAAGCAGATGTCGGCCGGCGGGACCGTGGTCACCTACGAGATCGCCGACACCGCGGACAAGAAGGGCAAGGAGCGCGTCTTCGAGGTCCTCAACAAGCTGCGCGTCGTCAAGATCTCCAACAACCTCGGCGACGCCAAGACCCTCACCACGCACCCGGCGACGACGACCCACCGCGCGATGGGGCCGGAGGGCCGCGCCGCGGTCGGCATCACCGACTCGGTGGTGCGCATCTCCATCGGCCTGGAGAACACCGAGGACCTGATCGCCGATCTCGACCAGGCCCTCGGTTAG